AAGCAAAGCCCGTGCCGTCGGTCTCGAGCCGGAGTCGTGCGGTGGCATCGGCGAAAGCGGCATTGACTCGTTCCAGATCTCCGCTCCGCGCACTCCCACCGGTCACTCGTGCCTCGAAGATCCGATAGAGCGCCTCGCGCAGGTCGATCGCGGTCGCCAGCGCTTTCTCGGCCCTTTGCGGCTGGTCGCGGGCCATGGCTTCAAGGGCTCCGGCCTGACGGCGACCGAGGATTCCCACCTGGTCGGCGAAGGCCAGGAGGTCCACGAAGCCGTGGAGCTTCTCGGTCTCCGCCCGGCTTCGATCCTCCCAGGTGTTGGCAAAGTCGAGGCACAGGGCGCCGCCGGAGAGCGCGAATGTGTTTTCGCGGGGCTCGTCCATGGTCCCATCCTAACCTATTTCGAGGTATTGACAGGTTAGGTCGCCGGAGCTACAATCTAACTTGTAAATAGAGTAAAGGAGGTTAGATTCAGCATCATGACGACACTGACAACAGCGCGCGTCGAGACCGCGCACCTCGCCGATCAGCTGGAGCGAGCTTTCCGCGGCGGCTCCTGGCACGGTCCGTCGGTCACGCAGGCGCTGGCGGGAGTCGACGCTGCGGCCGCAAACCGGCGACCGCTCGCCGCTGCACACAGCATCTGGGAGATTGCGCTTCACATCACCGCCTGGATCGACACCGCCAGGCGCCGAATCCTCGGAGAGACGATCGGCGATCTGAGCCTCGAGCTCGACTGGCCACCCACGGCAAACGGCTCGGAAGAGGCCTGGCGGACCGTTCTCTCCGATCTGGAAGAGGCTCATCGGAGCCTCCATGCGACGGTCCTCGAGCTCGAGGACGCCCGCTTGGAAGATCCGGTCGCCGGCTGCGACCCCACCGTGCGCGGCCTGCTGTTGGGCGTGC
This portion of the bacterium genome encodes:
- a CDS encoding DinB family protein → MTTLTTARVETAHLADQLERAFRGGSWHGPSVTQALAGVDAAAANRRPLAAAHSIWEIALHITAWIDTARRRILGETIGDLSLELDWPPTANGSEEAWRTVLSDLEEAHRSLHATVLELEDARLEDPVAGCDPTVRGLLLGVLQHNVYHAGQISVLKKAEATPGGAA